A single region of the Anaerococcus urinomassiliensis genome encodes:
- the ftsY gene encoding signal recognition particle-docking protein FtsY gives MFDFFRRKKDKEKTEEIKKESENLAFEDEIEENVLDDDSKIEDKQNNIGDKDRLVFESGSISNEVEKTIDNEDTSKSIDEDSIREYDSKNHIENKFVKMDEEDLSNDEGTYASSEDEFNETDQNLENSDDEVKKVGFFDRIRNGLVKTRDQFSSQVKNLFTANVKIDDELFEELEEILISADIGMDTTLAIVDSLRYEIKERKIKDSDQIYPLLEEIMVRHLDRDNLNNDLNINDNDLAIILVIGVNGVGKTTTIGKLAYNLKNEGKTVMLAAADTFRAAAIEQLGEWADRADVEMIAHKEGSDPSAVIFDAIQSAKNKNVDVLICDTAGRLHNKKNLMKELEKINKTIDSHAGKATRDNILVLDATTGQNAVSQLREFKNVTDITGLILTKLDGTAKGGIIFPLQYELNVPVKYIGLGEGIDNLEKFDSKTFVDALF, from the coding sequence ATGTTTGATTTTTTTAGAAGAAAAAAGGATAAAGAGAAGACTGAGGAGATAAAAAAAGAAAGTGAAAATTTAGCTTTTGAAGATGAAATTGAAGAAAATGTTCTAGATGATGATTCCAAAATTGAGGATAAGCAAAATAATATTGGAGACAAAGATAGATTAGTCTTTGAATCGGGCTCTATATCAAATGAAGTAGAAAAAACTATAGATAATGAAGATACTAGTAAGTCAATTGATGAAGATAGTATTCGCGAATACGACAGTAAAAATCATATAGAGAATAAATTTGTAAAAATGGACGAAGAAGATTTATCAAATGATGAAGGAACTTATGCATCATCAGAAGATGAATTTAATGAAACAGATCAAAATTTAGAAAATAGTGATGACGAAGTTAAAAAAGTAGGATTTTTTGACCGTATTAGAAATGGATTAGTTAAAACTCGCGACCAATTTTCATCTCAAGTTAAAAATCTATTTACTGCAAATGTAAAGATTGACGATGAATTGTTTGAAGAATTAGAAGAAATACTTATCTCTGCTGATATAGGTATGGATACAACTCTTGCTATAGTTGATAGTCTTCGCTATGAGATAAAAGAAAGAAAGATCAAAGATTCAGACCAAATATATCCACTTCTTGAAGAAATAATGGTAAGACATTTGGATAGAGATAATCTAAACAATGATTTAAACATAAATGATAATGACCTTGCTATAATTTTAGTTATAGGAGTAAATGGTGTTGGTAAGACAACAACAATTGGTAAACTTGCTTACAATCTTAAAAACGAAGGCAAGACTGTTATGTTAGCTGCTGCCGATACTTTTAGAGCAGCTGCTATCGAACAACTTGGAGAGTGGGCAGATAGGGCGGATGTAGAAATGATAGCCCACAAGGAAGGGTCAGATCCATCAGCAGTTATATTTGACGCTATTCAATCAGCAAAAAATAAAAATGTTGATGTATTGATTTGTGACACCGCTGGTAGACTTCACAACAAGAAAAACTTGATGAAAGAGCTGGAGAAAATCAATAAAACAATTGATAGCCACGCCGGAAAAGCAACTAGGGATAACATCCTTGTTTTAGATGCCACAACTGGACAAAATGCTGTTAGCCAACTTAGAGAATTTAAAAATGTTACAGATATCACTGGACTAATATTGACTAAGCTAGATGGAACTGCAAAAGGTGGAATAATATTCCCATTACAGTATGAACTCAATGTACCAGTTAAATATATAGGTCTTGGTGAGGGTATTGATAATTTAGAGAAATTTGATTCAAAAACTTTTGTTGATGCTCTATTTTAA